Below is a window of Planctomycetota bacterium DNA.
CGCGCGAAGTGGCACAAGTTTCTGATCGAGAAGTGGATCGACGACAATCCGCCCGGCGAGGGCAACGGATGGGAGCCCTATCCGACCTCGCTGCGGATCGTGAACTGGATCAAGTGGGCGCAGGCGGGCAGTCCGCTTTCGCCGGCGATGGTGCAGAGCCTCGCGGTGCAGTCGCGCTGGCTGTCGAAGCGGATCGAGCACCACCTGCTGGCCAACCATCTCTTCGTCAACGCCAAGGCGCTGCTCTTCGCCGGCCTCTTCTTCCGCGGCGACGAGGCGGTGGCGTGGCGCAGCGAGGCGCTGCGGATCCTTGATCGAGAAATTCCCAAGCAGGTGCTCGCCGACGGCGGTCACTTTGAATTGAGCCCCATGTACCACGCCCTCATTCTCGAGGACATCCTGGACGTGATCAACGCGGATCTGCGCTGGCCGGGAAAACTCGATCCGGGTCAGTCGGACCTGCTTCGCCGCGCCGCGATGCGCATGCTGCACTGGCTCGGGTCCATGGTCCATCCCGACGGCGACATTTCCTTCTTCAATGATGCCGCCTTCGGCATCGCGCCGCTCAAGAGCGAGCTGCGCGACTACGTGAAGCGCCTCAAGCTGGACGCGCCGGAGCGATCCACCGCCGCGGGCGTCCACCACCTGCGGGAATCGGGCTACGTGCGGGCGCTCCGCGGCAACGCCCTGCTGATCGCCGACGCCGCCCGCATCGGCCCCGACGAGCAGCCCGGCCATGCCCATGCCGACACGCTTTCCTTTGAATTTTCCCTGGGCAGCCAGCGGGTCTTCGTCAACAGCGGCACCTCGACCTACGCCACCGGCCCGCAGCGATCTCTTGAGCGCGGCACCGCGGCGCACAACACGCTGGTGATTAATGGCTGCGACTCCAGCGAAGTGTGGGGCGGCTTCCGAGTGGCGCGGCGGGCGCGGCCCTTCGACATCCTCTGCTGCGACGACGCCGAAGGAAGCACCGTCGCGGCGTCGCACGATGGCTACAAGCGCCTCGCAGGCAGGCCGATCCACCGGCGCGAATGGCGGCTCACGGATTCCACGCTGACCGTCACAGACCGAATCACCGGATCCTGCCGATCCGCCGCCGCCTATTTTCATCTGCATCCCGAAGCGAAAGTGGTCGAGAAAGGGGTGATCGCCCTGCCCGGAGGCCAGCGGATACGCTACTCCGCCCGCGGAGGGGCGGTCGCCGTGAAGCCCGGAGCGTGGCATCCGGAGTTCGGCAGGAACGTGGCCAACGCGTGCCTCGTCCTCACGCTCGCCGGGCCGGAATCGGTGCTTGAACTTCAGTGGAAATGACATGCACATCCTCTTCCTGACCGACAACTTCCCCCCCGAGGTCAACGCACCGGCGTCGCGCACCTTTGAGCATTGCCGCGAATGGGTGAGGCAGGGTGAGCAGGTGACGGTGATCACCACCGCGCCGAATTTCCCCAAGGGCAAGGTCTTCGCCGGCTACAAGAACAAGCTCTGGCAAACCGAGCACATGGAGGGCATCCGGGTCATTCGCGTTTGGACCTACATCGCCGCCAACGAGGGATTCCTGCGCCGCATCCTGGATTACGTCAGCTTCATGGTCAGCGCCGTGATGGCGGCGCTCTTCGTGCGCAGAGTGGACGTGGTCATCGGCACCTCGCCGCAGTTCTTCACGGCCTGCGGCGCCTGGCTGGTCAGCCTCTACAAGTTCCGCCCCTTCGTCTTCGAGCTTCGCGACCTCTGGCCCGAGTCGATCCGCGTGGTCGGGGCCATGAAGGATTCCTTCGCGCTGGACATGCTGGAGAAGCTCGAGCTCTTCCTCTACCGCCGCGCCGACCGGATCATCTCGGTCACCCACGCCTTCAAGCGCAACCTGATCAGCCGCGGCATCAACGGCGACAAGATCAAGGTGGTCACCAACGGCGTCGACAGCTCGCGATTCATGCCGCAGAAGCGCGACCAGGAATTGGCCAAGCAGCTCGGCTTGGAGGGGCGTTTCGTCGGCGGCTACATCGGCACGCACGGACTGGCCCACGCGCTGGAGACGGTGCTGGATGCGGCCAAGATGGCCCAGGACGAGGGCGACCAGTCGCTGGCCTTCGTGCTGCTGGGCGACGGCGCCAAGAAGGCCGAGTTGAAGGCGAAGTCCGCCCAGATGGGATTGAAGAACGTGCACTTCGTCGACTCGGTTGCCAAGGACGAGGTGCCGCGCTACTGGGCCCTGCTCGATGTGGCCATCATCCATCTGCGCCGCTCGCCGCTCTTCGAGACCGTCATTCCCTCCAAGTTGTTCGAGTGCATGGGCATGGGCATTCCGGTGCTCCACGGCGTGGCCGGCGAGTCCGCCGAGATCGTGGAGAGCGAGGGCGTCGGCATTCCCTTCCCGCCGGAGGACGCGGCGGCGCTGCTGGCCTCGATGCGAAAGCTTCAGTCCGACAAGAAGCTCTACGACACCTACCGCGAGAACGGCCTGCTGGCGGCCAAGAAGTACGACCGCAACATGCTGGCCCTCACCATGCTCAAGGCGCTGCGGAAGATCCGCGTGCTGCTGCTGAACCAGGCCTTCTGGCCCGACGTGGTCGCCACCGCACAGCACGCCGATGACCTGGCCCGCTACCTGCGCTCCCACGGCGACGACGTTTCGGTGGTGGCCAGCCGCGCCATCTACGGTGAGCGCGGCGCCACCCTGCCCAAGCGC
It encodes the following:
- a CDS encoding heparinase II/III family protein translates to MQRLLKYWHTLRHLKPVQIYGRLWFRWHTPKVDISPAQARRPGLGPWVEPAPKRQSQFGPVTFRFLNSEHTLEGEDSWNDTRCAKLWLYNLHYFDDLCAVGWRDRAKWHKFLIEKWIDDNPPGEGNGWEPYPTSLRIVNWIKWAQAGSPLSPAMVQSLAVQSRWLSKRIEHHLLANHLFVNAKALLFAGLFFRGDEAVAWRSEALRILDREIPKQVLADGGHFELSPMYHALILEDILDVINADLRWPGKLDPGQSDLLRRAAMRMLHWLGSMVHPDGDISFFNDAAFGIAPLKSELRDYVKRLKLDAPERSTAAGVHHLRESGYVRALRGNALLIADAARIGPDEQPGHAHADTLSFEFSLGSQRVFVNSGTSTYATGPQRSLERGTAAHNTLVINGCDSSEVWGGFRVARRARPFDILCCDDAEGSTVAASHDGYKRLAGRPIHRREWRLTDSTLTVTDRITGSCRSAAAYFHLHPEAKVVEKGVIALPGGQRIRYSARGGAVAVKPGAWHPEFGRNVANACLVLTLAGPESVLELQWK
- a CDS encoding glycosyltransferase family 4 protein — its product is MHILFLTDNFPPEVNAPASRTFEHCREWVRQGEQVTVITTAPNFPKGKVFAGYKNKLWQTEHMEGIRVIRVWTYIAANEGFLRRILDYVSFMVSAVMAALFVRRVDVVIGTSPQFFTACGAWLVSLYKFRPFVFELRDLWPESIRVVGAMKDSFALDMLEKLELFLYRRADRIISVTHAFKRNLISRGINGDKIKVVTNGVDSSRFMPQKRDQELAKQLGLEGRFVGGYIGTHGLAHALETVLDAAKMAQDEGDQSLAFVLLGDGAKKAELKAKSAQMGLKNVHFVDSVAKDEVPRYWALLDVAIIHLRRSPLFETVIPSKLFECMGMGIPVLHGVAGESAEIVESEGVGIPFPPEDAAALLASMRKLQSDKKLYDTYRENGLLAAKKYDRNMLALTMLKALRKIRVLLLNQAFWPDVVATAQHADDLARYLRSHGDDVSVVASRAIYGERGATLPKRGEREGIKIYRVGLQLFGKRGITPRVFDFTLFYLAALWRCLILPRHDVVVCFTTPPFIALVGVLLKWIKGTRLVYWTMDLYPEVAGAAGVLKRGSLIWKVLRLVDRLCVRQSDQVVALGDFMLARVIEKGADPGRVSKICVWSGAENFAKRPREENPLRKEWGIGDRFTVLYVGNFGLGHDMEAIAGAVDRLKHDDSIRWLFIGDGKAKNYLEKRISDCGAKNIFVGGYQTREQLANVLDVGDTHLVTLLPGWEGLILPSKFFSVLAAGKPVLWVGSERSECFSILDENNCGYQSQPGDGETLAREIQYLASHRGEASEMGQRGKVAYETKYSSAHACKAWQDVLHQIVRPK